A window of Hymenobacter siberiensis genomic DNA:
CGCCCAGGTCTTTGGCCTCGGCGATGGGCACGTTACGGCGCTCCACCAGCGGAATTTGCTGACGGATGCGGGCATTCACCAGCTGCTCAATCTCGCGCAGCTGGGCCTCGGTCACTTTCGTGAAGTGCGAGAAGTCGAAGCGCAGCAGCTTCTCGTTCACCAGCGAGCCTTTCTGCTGTACGTGGCTGCCCAGCACCTCGCGCAGGGCGGCCTGCAGCAGGTGCGTGGCCGAGTGGTTCTGGCGAATCTGGGTGCGGCGGGCAGCGTCGGGGATGGTCAGGAAATCGGCCGTCAGGTCCTGCGGCAGCTCCAGCACGGTGTGCACGATGAGGTCGTTTTCCTTCTTCGTATCAATCACGCGCACCTTGCTCAGCGGCGATTCGAGGTAGCCGGTATCGCCAATTTGCCCGCCGCTTTCGGCGTAGAAGGCAGTTTGGTCGAGCACCAGCTGATACTCGGTTTTGCCCTTGGCGGTGGTCTTGCGGTAGCGCAGGATGCGGGCCGGGGCCTCGTCCAAATCGTAGCCCACGAAGGCGGGCTGCTCCTCCGAATCGGCCACCGTTACCCAGTCGCTCTGCTCGGTTTCCTGGGCATTGCGGCTGCGGTTTTTCTGCTGGGCCAGCTCCTTCTGGAAGCCTTCCTCGTCCACGGTCAGGCCTTTTTCGCGGGCGATGAGGGCGGTGAGATCGAGCGGGAAGCCGAACGTATCGGACAGCTCGAAGGCGGTTTTACCGTCGATAATGCCGCCGTTGGCGCGGGCTGCTTCTTCCAGCGCGTCGAGGCGGCGCAGGCCGGTTTCCAGCGTTTTCAGGAAGGCAATTTCCTCCTCCTCAATCACGCGCTGCACGAAAGCCGTCTGGGCTTTCAGCTCGGGGAAGATGTTGCGCATCTGCTCGGCCAGCACGGGTACGAGCTTGAACAGGAAGGGCTGCTTTTGATTCAACGACGAGAAGGAATAGCGCACGGCCCGGCGCAGAATGCGGCGAATGACGTAGCCGGCCTTCACGTTGCTGGGCAGCTGACCGTCGGCAATGGTGAAGGCGATGGTACGGATGTGGTCGGCAATTACCCGAATAGCGATGTCGGTTTTCTCATTTTCGGTGGTCGGCTGGTCGGTCACTTTAGCCGGGGCCGTGCCGTGGTACTCCACCCCTACTTCCTTGGCAATGAACTGAATGAGGGGCTGAAAAACGTCGGTATCGTAGTTAGACTTCACGCCCGACACCGCCATCATCAGCCGCTCGAAGCCCATGCCGGTATCAACGTGCTGGGCCGGCAGCTTCACCAGGCTCTTATCGGCCAGGCGCTGAAACTCCATGAATACGTTGTTCCACACCTCCACTACCTGCGGGTGGTCGGCGTTCACAAGGTCGCGGCCGGGCGTGGCCGCCCGCTCCTCATCGGAGCGCAGGTCGATGTGAATTTCGGTACAGGGGCCGCAGGGGCCAGTCTCGCCCATCTCCCAGAAGTTGTCCTTCTTATTGCCGGGCAAAATCCGGTCGTCGGTGGTGTATTGCCGCCAAAGATTTTGCGTTTCCGAATCAGCGGCGAGCTTATCACCCTCATCGCCTTCGAAATAGGTTACATAAAGCCGGTCTTTGTCAAGCTTATAAACGTCAGTGAGCAGCTCCCAGGCCCAGGCAATAGCATCGGTTTTGAAGTAATCGCCAAACGACCAGTTGCCGAGCATCTCGAACATGGTGTGGTGATACGTATCGTAGCCTACTTCCTCCAGGTCGTTGTGCTTACCACTCACGCGCAGGCACTTCTGCGTATCAGCGATGCGCTTATAAGGAGCAGGCTTATTGCCCAGGAAATAGTCCTTGAACGGAGCCATGCCCGAGTTGATAAACAGCAGCGTGGGGTCGTCCTTCACTACAATCGGGGCCGATGGCACAATGTGGTGGCCTTTGGAAGCGAAGAAGTCCAAAAACTGCTGGCGGACGTGGGAAGCGGTGGGAAGTGACATATTATGGAGGAGCACAGCGGCCGAAATAGCGGCAGATGCGGTTTTTTTAGGTACTTTTCGGCTGAATAGCAAAGGTAGCCATATGCCGTATAAAGAGCGCAGCATCGAGAAACAGTACTTTACCATTGGCGAGGTCGCCGCCCAGTTTAAGGTGGCCGAGTCGCTGGTGCGCTTCTGGGAAACCGAATTCGACGAGCTGCATCCCCGCCGCAGCAAGAAGGGCAACCGCCTCTACACGCCGCAGGATATTGAGATTTTCCGTACCATCTACCACCTTGTGAAGGAGCGCGGCTACACCATTCCTGGTGCCCGCGACATGCTCAAGCAAAAAGGCCCGCAGCTGAAGGAGAAGATTGATGTGGTGCAGAGCCTGGAAAAGGTGCGGGCCTTTCTGGTGAGTTTGAAGAAGGAGCTCGACGTGGCCCGGCCCGAGTAAGGTTACCCGATGACCAACGACACCCTTTTCCACGAGCTGGCCCTCACGCTGCTACCCGGCATTGGCCCACAGCTCACGCGGCAATTGATGAGCTACGGAGGCGCGGCCAAAACCGTGCTTACCATGCCGCCGGGCAAGTTGCGCCGCATTCCTGGTGTGGGCGCGGCCACCGTGGCTATCCTCACAGGCAATGCACGCGAAGCAGCCTTCCGCAAGGCCGAAATGGACTTGCGAAAGGCCGAAAAAGAAGGCGTAGAAATTCTGTTCTACACCAGCAAGCGCTTCCCCAGCCGCCTCAAGCAGATTGCCGATGCGCCCGCCATCCTCTACTACCAGGGCACGGCCGACCTAAACGCGCCAAAAATTGTGGCCCTCGTGGGCACCCGCCAGGCCACCGACTACGGGCGCGAGCAAACTGAGCGCATCGTGAGAGGACTGCTGCCCCATCAGCCACTGGTAGTCAGCGGCCTGGCCTACGGAATTGACATCATGGCCCACCGCGCTGCCCTGCAGGAAGGCCTGGATACCGTGGGCGTGATGGCCACCGGACTCGATATTATTTATCCCGCCGCGCACCGCAAAACGGCCGAAAAAATGCGAGAGCAGGGCGGCCTGCTCACCGAATTCCCATTCGGTACGCCGCCCGACCGCTACAACTTCCCGGCCCGCAACCGCATCATTGCCGGGCTATCCGATGGCACGGTGGTAGTGGAAGCGGCCATAAAGGGCGGCGCCCTCATCACCGCCGAGCTGGCCCTGAGCTACGACCGCGACGTGCTGGCCGTGCCCGGCAATCTGGGCTCGGCCGCCTCCGAAGGCTGCAATACCCTTATCAAGAGCAACAAAGCAGCGCTTTATCAGGAGCCGCTCGATTTGGAGCAGCTCCTGAACTGGGACGCGGCCCTGCACCAGTCCGGCAAGTTTAAGCCGGCGCCTTCTTACTCGGCCGATGACTTTACGGTCGAGGAATTTGCCCTCATCAGCGTGTTGGCTGCGGCCACGGGCCGCGAAGCCCAGATGGACGACCTGGCCTGGAAAGCCCAGCTGGCCATTCACGCCGTGGCTTCGCTGCTGCTGGGGCTGGAGTTTCGGGGCGTGGTGCGGGCGCTGCCGGGCAAGAAGTTTGCGTTGGTGTAATAAAGCTTCTTAGAAAGTCAATATTATGGGCATCCTGAGCGTGGCGAAGGACCTTATCGCGGCTGCATAGCCTCATTTAAGTGTAAGAAAGTCCTTCGCCGCGCTCAGAATGATAGACCCGCAAAAGACCCGACTTTCTAAACAGCTTCAATACAATTCATCGAAGCTGTTTAGAAAGTCCCCGAACGGTCATGCAGCGCGCAGCGCAGCATCTTGCTCGCATCGTCAGGCCCGTTCAACGAGGCGAGCAAGATGCTGCGCTGCGCGCTGCATGACCGGTTGAGTACCTTTTGTGACTTTCTAAACAACCCCATCTACTTAACCTTAATCGAGTCTATAAACTGCTCAATAAATTATATAGGGTCATTGCACCAAATGCGTAGTTAGCGTTGCTATGGTTGAGCTTAAAAAAACATGTGTCGATTGCTGAATCGGAAGGCCCTTTCCAGCGCCAGGATTCAGTGAAATGATTTACTGGCTGCTCAAATAGTTACAACAGCCTCCTCATAACTTGCCTTGTTCAAAGCATTTTATTGGTCAATGCGTTGTGAATATTAGCTCAACTATAGCAACGCTAACTACGCATTTGGTGCAATGGCTCTATTATGGCAGCCGGTGACAGCCCAAACCGTGGACCCTGTATTTACGCCAGCAGGTATTTACAATTCCGGTGATGTGTACTCGTCATTGCAGCAGGCCGATGGCAAGCTCGTTGTATCGGGCGCTTACAGCCGGGTCAATGGCACTACTACGAGCTCCGTAGTGCGCTTAAATACCAATGGTACGCTGGATGCAGCATTTCAGCAGAACCTGGGTACGGGAGTGACTACTCGCGGCGTAGAGGCGCTTAGCAATGGACAATTGATGCTGGTTTCTTACTTAGGAGTTGGCAACCCGATAATAGCCAATGGCGTGACACGCACCGGGCTACTACGCCTGAACGCAACCGGTACGGCCGACGCCACCTTTGATGCAGGCACTGGCCCGGCGGGAGGGAACATTAACCATGCGGCCCAGCTTGCCAATGGCCAATTCATTGTAGTGGGCTCGTTTAGTGCTTTCAATGGCGTTACTACAGGCAACATCGTGCGGCTCAACGCCTCAGGGACAGTTGATGCCACCTTTAATGCTGGCAGCGGTAGCACTGATGAAATTGAGGGTATCACGGTTTTACCCACCGGTAAAATTCTCATCAACGGCTATTTTTTCAGCTATAACGGAAATCCAGCTAATGGACTTGCACGGCTGAACACCGACGGTAGCTTCGACCCCACTTTTGCGGCCGCCCTGCGTACCAACGAAGAAGCGGCCCAAATAGCCGTGCAGGCCGATGGCCGGATTCTGGTAGCCGGTGGCAGCTACGATAACTTGTTGCGCCTCATGCCCGATGG
This region includes:
- the alaS gene encoding alanine--tRNA ligase; translation: MSLPTASHVRQQFLDFFASKGHHIVPSAPIVVKDDPTLLFINSGMAPFKDYFLGNKPAPYKRIADTQKCLRVSGKHNDLEEVGYDTYHHTMFEMLGNWSFGDYFKTDAIAWAWELLTDVYKLDKDRLYVTYFEGDEGDKLAADSETQNLWRQYTTDDRILPGNKKDNFWEMGETGPCGPCTEIHIDLRSDEERAATPGRDLVNADHPQVVEVWNNVFMEFQRLADKSLVKLPAQHVDTGMGFERLMMAVSGVKSNYDTDVFQPLIQFIAKEVGVEYHGTAPAKVTDQPTTENEKTDIAIRVIADHIRTIAFTIADGQLPSNVKAGYVIRRILRRAVRYSFSSLNQKQPFLFKLVPVLAEQMRNIFPELKAQTAFVQRVIEEEEIAFLKTLETGLRRLDALEEAARANGGIIDGKTAFELSDTFGFPLDLTALIAREKGLTVDEEGFQKELAQQKNRSRNAQETEQSDWVTVADSEEQPAFVGYDLDEAPARILRYRKTTAKGKTEYQLVLDQTAFYAESGGQIGDTGYLESPLSKVRVIDTKKENDLIVHTVLELPQDLTADFLTIPDAARRTQIRQNHSATHLLQAALREVLGSHVQQKGSLVNEKLLRFDFSHFTKVTEAQLREIEQLVNARIRQQIPLVERRNVPIAEAKDLGAMALFGEKYGEFVRVITFDRDFSVELCGGLHVPNTGTIGYLKITAESAVGAGVRRIEAVTGLGAEAYVDQQLDLLNQVRETLGNPQHLLTSLEKQNEEIATLRKQIEQFAQQSINQQKDQLVGQVKELNGVNFLAAQVQAGSAESLKTLAFNLRQAVPNLVAILGAEIDGKPQLAVMLADEIAQAGKLNATTLVRELAKEIQGGGGGQPFFATAGGKNAAGLAAAIAKAEGLIAAK
- a CDS encoding MerR family transcriptional regulator encodes the protein MPYKERSIEKQYFTIGEVAAQFKVAESLVRFWETEFDELHPRRSKKGNRLYTPQDIEIFRTIYHLVKERGYTIPGARDMLKQKGPQLKEKIDVVQSLEKVRAFLVSLKKELDVARPE
- the dprA gene encoding DNA-processing protein DprA, whose protein sequence is MTNDTLFHELALTLLPGIGPQLTRQLMSYGGAAKTVLTMPPGKLRRIPGVGAATVAILTGNAREAAFRKAEMDLRKAEKEGVEILFYTSKRFPSRLKQIADAPAILYYQGTADLNAPKIVALVGTRQATDYGREQTERIVRGLLPHQPLVVSGLAYGIDIMAHRAALQEGLDTVGVMATGLDIIYPAAHRKTAEKMREQGGLLTEFPFGTPPDRYNFPARNRIIAGLSDGTVVVEAAIKGGALITAELALSYDRDVLAVPGNLGSAASEGCNTLIKSNKAALYQEPLDLEQLLNWDAALHQSGKFKPAPSYSADDFTVEEFALISVLAAATGREAQMDDLAWKAQLAIHAVASLLLGLEFRGVVRALPGKKFALV